Part of the Flagellimonas eckloniae genome, GTTCCTTTTTCGGGTTGGGACTATGAAGATATAGGCATCGAGCTTATTGCCAAGAAAGACCTAAAATCAGCAATAAAGCTCTATGAACTATATAACTCAGAGTACCCAAAAGTATCGTTTGGCCATAAAAACCTTGGAAAGGTCTACAATTTAATGGAAGATAAAAACCAGTCCATCAAGCACTATAAATTGGCTCTAGAATATTCCGATGATGAAGACGAAAAAAAAGAAATTAAAAGTGCTTTAGGTAGTTCGTGAAACTAAAACTACGCATAACAAAATGCATAAGTAATAGCGGTTTAAATGATAAACCGAAAGGTTAGTGAGTAGAAATTCGCTATTAATCGTTATAATGGTTTAAATCCAATGATAGGTGAAGTATGGGTATTTTAACTAAGATTCAAGTCCAAATATCTGGAGATTTAGATGATGGATAGCGGAAAACTTTAATGAGTCACTTCCTTTTTCCTTTGATTGCCAGTTCACTGTCTAAGACTTCGGTAGAAGGGAATTCAGGATTATCGTTAATACGTCAATTCTGCTAGCTCTTTTCCTAATAAACTCCCCAGAGCAATACCCATTCCTCCTAAGCGAACTCCACAATATATGTTATTGGAAAGTTGCTTTACAATTGGAGTTTTTTGTGGCCCAACCCCCATTATTCCGCTCCAGCGACGGTCAATTTCAACTTGTTGCCTAGGCAAAATAACTGTTTTGAGCAGTTTTTCAAGTTCATTTTGAACTATTTCAGTCTGTCCAAATCTATCGGTCTGTTCTGTTGTAAAATCAAGATTTCGTCCACCTCCAAAAAGAATGCGATTGTCAATATTTCGGAAATAGTAATACCCTTCATCAAAGTGAAAAGTGCCTTTTATTTTAAGGTCTTTGATTGGCTTGGTAATCAAAACCTGGGCTCTTGCTGGTTTTACGTTTTCCGTTTTTAAAAACTGTGAAGCAAATCCATTGGTTGCAATGCATACTTTTTTTGTTTCAAATTCAAAGTTGGAAGTTTTTAAAACCACTTTGCTTTCCAAATCTTCAATAGCTTCAACGGCAATACCATTAAGAACATATATTCCTTTTTCAAGGCATTTTTGAAGTAATGCTCCCATCATTTTTCCAGTATCCAACTGACCTTCAAAACTATGGGTAATATAATTTTCGTTGATGTTTTCAAATCCAAAAATATTTTTGCTTTTCCTAAAAGGATCAGCTCCAAAAATGGGTTTTAGTAATTTATTCAGGTGCGTTATGTTCTCTCTACAATCCTCAAATAAGGCCATGTCCTTTTTCAAAAAAAGCTCGTGTCCTCCCTCTTGTTGGAAATCAATAGTAGTATCGCCCAATAAACTACGAAGTACTTGTATGCCCTCCCAACGCTGTTTAACCAAGTCAAATACTTGCTCTTCCGCGTGTGTCTTTAAATCGGACAACAGCTCAGAAATACTGCCAAAACATGCAAACCCAGCGTTTTTTGTGCTTGCCCCTTGTGGCAAAGCACCTTTTTCCAGAACTAAAATCTTGCTTTTTGGGAAACGTTCCTTAAGAGTATATGCACAACTAAGCCCTACTATACCACTGCCAATTATAGTAAAATCTATATTGGACAACCAGGTTTTGTATTCCCAATAGCTCAGTTCCATAAAGCAAAAACCCTGATAAAATCAGGGTTAATCTAAATATTTTGGGTCTATTTCAAAATCTTCCATAAACTTGGTGGTATAATTTCCCGCCAAATAATCGGGATGATCCATTAACTGTCTGTGAAATGGAATAGTAGTTTTTACGCCTTCTATCACAAATTCGTCAAGAGCCCTTCGCATTTTATTAATGGCTTCCTCCCTTGTCTGTGCCGTGGTTATCAATTTGGCAATCATGGAGTCGTAATTTGGTGGAATCATATAGCCACTATATACATGAGTATCTAATCGTACGCCGTGTCCACCTGGAGTATGGAGGGTAGTAATTTTACCTGGGGAAGGCCTAAAATCATTAAAAGGGTCCTCGGCATTGATTCTACATTCAATGGAATGTAGTTTGGGCAGATAATTTTTTCCTGAAATTGGAACACCTCCTGCAACCAAGATCTGTTCCCGAATCAAATCATAATCTACTACTTGCTCCGTAATAGGATGTTCCACCTGAATACGTGTGTTCATCTCCATAAAGTAGAAATTCCGATGCTTATCAACCAAAAATTCTACTGTGCCTGCACCTTCATATTTTATAAACTCAGCTGCTTTTACTGCTGCTTTTCCCATATCATCACGAAGAGAGTCCGTCATAAATGGCGATGGTGTTTCTTCCGTAAGTTTTTGGTGCCTGCGTTGAACGGAACAATCCCGCTCCGAAAGATGACAAGCTTTTCCATACTGATCTCCAACAATTTGAATTTCAATATGACGGGGCTCCTCAATTAATTTTTCCATGTACATTCCGCCATTGCCAAATGCTGCAGTGGCTTCTTGTACAGCGCTCTCAAAATGACTTTCCATTTCATTCTCAGACCAGACAGCACGCATTCCTTTTCCTCCTCCACCGGCAGTGGCTTTTATCATTACCGGATAGCCCATCTTTTTGGCTATTTTTTTTGCATCAGTAACATCTTTCAATAATCCTTCAGAACCTGGAATTGTTGGTACTCCAGCTTTTTTCATGGTTTCCTTGGCCGTGGCCTTGTCTCCCATTTTATCAATTTGTTCTCCAGAAGCTCCTATAAATTTAATTTCGTGTTCCGCACAAATCTTGGAGAATTTGGAATTTTCTGAAAGGAATCCATATCCTGGATGGATGGCATCCGCATTTGTGATTTCTGCAGCTGCAATAATATTTGGAATCTTTAAATAGGATTCATGGCTTGGTGCGGGCCCAATACAAACGGCCTCATCAGCAAATCTAACATGTAGGCTCTCCTCATCTGCCTTGGAGTATACCGCTACTGTTTTGATGCCCATTTCCTTGCACGTGCGTATGATACGGAGTGCTATTTCTCCCCTATTTGCAATCAATATTTTTTTAAACATAGTCTTTGATGTTAAACCCTAAAGTTATAAATGCCCTTAAGTCCTTAAACTATTGGAATCTGATTTAAGAAGGATCAACCAGAAATAAAGGCTGATCAAATTCAACTGGTGAAGAATCGTCAACCAATACCTTAACTATTTT contains:
- a CDS encoding NAD(P)/FAD-dependent oxidoreductase — encoded protein: MELSYWEYKTWLSNIDFTIIGSGIVGLSCAYTLKERFPKSKILVLEKGALPQGASTKNAGFACFGSISELLSDLKTHAEEQVFDLVKQRWEGIQVLRSLLGDTTIDFQQEGGHELFLKKDMALFEDCRENITHLNKLLKPIFGADPFRKSKNIFGFENINENYITHSFEGQLDTGKMMGALLQKCLEKGIYVLNGIAVEAIEDLESKVVLKTSNFEFETKKVCIATNGFASQFLKTENVKPARAQVLITKPIKDLKIKGTFHFDEGYYYFRNIDNRILFGGGRNLDFTTEQTDRFGQTEIVQNELEKLLKTVILPRQQVEIDRRWSGIMGVGPQKTPIVKQLSNNIYCGVRLGGMGIALGSLLGKELAELTY
- the accC gene encoding acetyl-CoA carboxylase biotin carboxylase subunit; amino-acid sequence: MFKKILIANRGEIALRIIRTCKEMGIKTVAVYSKADEESLHVRFADEAVCIGPAPSHESYLKIPNIIAAAEITNADAIHPGYGFLSENSKFSKICAEHEIKFIGASGEQIDKMGDKATAKETMKKAGVPTIPGSEGLLKDVTDAKKIAKKMGYPVMIKATAGGGGKGMRAVWSENEMESHFESAVQEATAAFGNGGMYMEKLIEEPRHIEIQIVGDQYGKACHLSERDCSVQRRHQKLTEETPSPFMTDSLRDDMGKAAVKAAEFIKYEGAGTVEFLVDKHRNFYFMEMNTRIQVEHPITEQVVDYDLIREQILVAGGVPISGKNYLPKLHSIECRINAEDPFNDFRPSPGKITTLHTPGGHGVRLDTHVYSGYMIPPNYDSMIAKLITTAQTREEAINKMRRALDEFVIEGVKTTIPFHRQLMDHPDYLAGNYTTKFMEDFEIDPKYLD